Below is a genomic region from Vibrio mimicus.
GTTTACTAACAACTCCGACGGAGTTTTCAAAATCGGTCACGAGAACATCGGGCAGCATAGCTCTATATCGCAAGGAGAGAACGTTAATCTCGCATCGATCGCAACTTTTGATATCTCCCGAGTTGTTCCAACTGCCGATAGAGTCCAAGTTTTTGCTGAAACAAAAGTCTATTACAAGAGGATTTACTAATGGCGAGTAAATATTTCACATTTGGCGATGCGCTAATGCTAAACAGCGCTCCAGAGGGCGCAATCGAAATCACTGAACAGCAATACAACGATGCTCTTGCAGCAAAAATGGCTGGACGCAAAGCTTTTGTGCGTGATGGTGAGTTAATCATTTTCTCCGGCGTTATGCGCCCAATCTGGAACTGCGAAGACGGTTCAACCAAAGAAATTGACGAACAAGAGTTAATTCCAGAGGGTTGGACCGACAAAGAGCGAAAAACCGCTTTTGATCGCTGGATGGATGGCGAATGGGTAACGGACATCAGCGCAAAATACATCGCCGAATTCGACCAAGTTGATAACCTGCGCCGTCACCTGTATTTCATCATGGTTGACCCATTAGTATCAGAGGCCAACATCAAACGCCTGCAGGGAAAAGAAGCGGAAGCCATCGAGTTGGAACGCCAAGCGATTGCCGCTCGCGAAAAAATACAGCTTGATCACCCTTGGCCTGTTAACCCAGAGGCGTAACCATGTGGCAAAACAACGCACTCACATGGCCAGTATCTACAGGCTCAATCCAGACCTCGGCGGAAACAGTTACTCAACAAGTCGGCAGCACCATGAGTGCTGCCACTGGCCGACTAACCAACCTGCAAAGCGACGCCAATTTAGGGCGTCACCCTTTAAGCGCAGAAGCAGAGGCGTTACTCAACCTGCGCGGTGAATTAAACACATTTCTCAATCAAGGCACTGTGCTCAGTGCTACGCCCTATCAGTTCCAAGTGGGGGAGAGGTTAGAGTCAGGCTGCTACCTAAGCCCAGCCAACGCCACCAAAACACTCGCTGCTAAACTGCGTGACCTTTCGGATACCCATAGGCCAAAAGGTCAGTTGTATGCTGTGGCAATCATGGTCAGCACACAAAGCCTTGGCGAGTTTGTCAGTACCTTGTCGGCAGTCACTCGCGTATTTCCGCTGCCGGATTGGTGCCAGTGTTACCGCCAAGCCGAAGCCATGAGCAAGCAAGAGGCTGAAAAGCTGCACCAGCCTGCGGGTATCATTCAGCCACGCTTTAAACCTTATGCGTATTTAAATGCTAACCCGTTAAATGACTACTTCGCCGCGCAAGGGGCGCAAATCGCCACGCTTGAATCACTGGCCAGTGATGCAAGTCATGTGATCGGCAAGTTGTCAGCGTTGGCACAAAAGCGCGCTAATCGGTTGAGTGAAATCACCCAATCCATCAACGCGCTTAAATCACTGAGCGGCAGCGTGTACAGCATAAAACTCAGCGGAACGCCGGAGAGCATCGCCACCCAATTGGAACAAGCAGCAGCGCCAAGCACCTGCCCGCACACCATCGCCAGTATGTTAATCAGCAGCCAACCGCAGCCATTTTTTGAGGAGTTATTATGTTCGCACTAGATGGACAGACGTTTAACATCAAAAACCTATTGGTGAACTTCGCGCGAGAGTTCAAAGATCAGGACATGAGCGGCATGGCATCGTTAACCGCGACATCCGAGCAAGGCGACAAAGCCGCAGAGCTCGAAATCTCCGGTCTCATCGCATTTAAAGACCTTGCTCAATTGGCACTATTGGAAAGCATGAGCAGCGCTAAAGATGAAAGCGGTGATCGCAAGGTTTATCGAGTCGCTA
It encodes:
- a CDS encoding phage tail protein gives rise to the protein MASKYFTFGDALMLNSAPEGAIEITEQQYNDALAAKMAGRKAFVRDGELIIFSGVMRPIWNCEDGSTKEIDEQELIPEGWTDKERKTAFDRWMDGEWVTDISAKYIAEFDQVDNLRRHLYFIMVDPLVSEANIKRLQGKEAEAIELERQAIAAREKIQLDHPWPVNPEA
- a CDS encoding DNA-binding protein — translated: MFALDGQTFNIKNLLVNFAREFKDQDMSGMASLTATSEQGDKAAELEISGLIAFKDLAQLALLESMSSAKDESGDRKVYRVANDVANALKIKNAKFTGHFSAVQQENKMAWQVSFKLKEHNSVAEQKEQRGRAKNKPQQRENTALQQALQHNAEATK